A section of the Candidatus Chlorohelix allophototropha genome encodes:
- a CDS encoding PEGA domain-containing protein, which translates to MVGLIFLTGINPLNLLLSPERGAPVLELLVNSDPTGATVYLEGQPMDGSTPTRLKLPPGNNRIDVGKGGFSTYHTTLQVTGKPLSEGALPVYTQTITLFPDQATLHRLPLPFPGARLDYARFLSSQLLELTELDSGHQPLPPGAEGWPTNLWLYKLSSGAINPVVVSPPTLDGLVKASGATGSREIVLNAPALSPDAGRLAFVARHLKSQPSYTLSEAGNSLKTGQPVWDDENRLAGPPAQHPFPCRRFFNLARPPSTFQPGTTDRSFTGNNTTGTGQLLSAALRYH; encoded by the coding sequence GTGGTCGGCCTTATATTTCTTACCGGGATCAATCCGCTCAACCTTTTGCTGTCCCCTGAGCGAGGCGCGCCGGTGCTGGAGCTACTGGTAAATTCAGACCCTACTGGAGCAACCGTTTATCTGGAAGGCCAACCCATGGACGGTAGCACTCCCACCAGATTGAAACTGCCCCCCGGTAACAACCGGATAGATGTCGGAAAGGGTGGTTTTAGCACCTACCATACCACCCTCCAGGTAACCGGTAAACCTTTATCGGAGGGGGCGCTTCCGGTTTATACCCAGACTATCACCCTCTTTCCCGACCAGGCCACCCTGCACCGCTTACCCCTGCCTTTCCCCGGTGCCCGTCTGGATTACGCCCGCTTTCTTTCTTCACAGCTGCTTGAACTGACCGAGTTGGATTCCGGCCACCAACCGCTCCCGCCCGGCGCAGAGGGCTGGCCAACCAACCTGTGGCTGTATAAGCTTTCCTCCGGCGCTATAAATCCGGTGGTGGTGTCACCGCCCACCCTTGACGGGTTGGTTAAAGCTTCCGGTGCCACCGGCTCTCGGGAAATTGTCCTGAATGCACCAGCTCTTTCTCCCGATGCCGGTCGCCTGGCTTTTGTGGCCCGTCACCTTAAATCCCAGCCGAGTTACACCTTGAGCGAGGCGGGTAACAGCCTTAAGACTGGCCAGCCGGTCTGGGACGATGAAAACCGTCTGGCTGGCCCGCCTGCCCAACACCCTTTCCCCTGCCGGCGCTTTTTTAACCTTGCCCGACCCCCTTCCACTTTTCAGCCTGGGACAACTGACCGATCTTTTACCGGGAATAACACCACCGGCACCGGGCAACTTCTCAGCGCAGCGTTACGCTACCATTGA
- a CDS encoding BRO family protein — translation MGKEIPTTLDFERIKQISPYGAEYWSARDLAPLLGYDKWQNFEVAIKRGITACEQVGQIAKDHFTGAGKMVTLGSGAQREVKDYILSRLACYLIARAPVKGHYLSGVKTLFPVGRGTAQRLT, via the coding sequence ATGGGTAAAGAAATCCCGACAACTCTTGATTTTGAGAGAATAAAGCAGATAAGCCCCTACGGGGCTGAATACTGGAGTGCCCGCGACCTGGCTCCTCTACTTGGTTACGATAAGTGGCAAAACTTTGAAGTCGCTATTAAGCGCGGTATAACCGCCTGCGAACAGGTAGGACAAATCGCAAAAGACCATTTTACTGGCGCCGGTAAAATGGTCACTCTTGGATCAGGAGCGCAGCGCGAAGTAAAAGATTACATTCTAAGCCGCCTTGCCTGTTACCTCATAGCCCGTGCGCCCGTAAAGGGACATTACCTCAGTGGGGTCAAGACTCTGTTCCCTGTGGGTAGGGGAACTGCTCAACGCCTTACCTAA
- a CDS encoding IS3 family transposase, with translation MFLAHYFTLVFNITGVWTNEGWLYLAALLDIYSRKVVGWSLGANRDEALVERALVMALERRKPGKGLLHHTDRGSQYTSRGYQGLLEQYGIETNMSRKGDCWDNALMESFFGTLKVECTDRYKFESRREAKTVIFEYMEVFYNRKRLHSALGFMTPVGFEQLNV, from the coding sequence TTGTTTCTGGCTCATTATTTCACGCTTGTTTTCAATATTACCGGGGTATGGACTAATGAAGGTTGGTTGTACCTAGCAGCCTTGTTAGATATTTATTCCCGCAAAGTAGTGGGTTGGTCGCTGGGTGCCAACCGGGATGAAGCGTTGGTGGAAAGAGCCTTGGTTATGGCATTGGAGCGACGTAAACCGGGAAAGGGGCTTTTACATCATACCGATCGGGGGAGCCAATACACCAGTAGGGGTTACCAAGGATTGCTGGAGCAGTACGGGATCGAAACCAATATGAGCCGAAAGGGTGATTGTTGGGACAATGCACTCATGGAAAGCTTTTTCGGGACGTTGAAAGTGGAATGTACGGATCGTTATAAGTTTGAGAGTAGACGCGAAGCCAAGACAGTTATTTTCGAATATATGGAAGTGTTTTACAATCGGAAGCGGCTACATTCGGCGTTGGGTTTTATGACACCAGTGGGGTTTGAACAGCTAAATGTTTGA
- the istA gene encoding IS21 family transposase gives MLKLEERMDVQLLKKQGLSIRAIAEQTSYSRNTVRKILRQQSGATHEISRKIRSSKLDPFKPYLENRFKQYPLSAVRLMEEIKPMGYTGSIDVLRRFLQSLKPRRQALAKATIRFETPPGEQAQADWAYCDRFLDPNGETIPIYAFVIVLGFSRMLYLEFTTSMELPILLECHKHAFEYFEGSPATILYDNMKQIKLAPGQFNPLYLDFAQYYGLVPKTHRVRRPRTKGKIERMVDYVKDNFLTGRTFIDLVDLNSQGRIWLEQTANVRVHATTGHRPVDLWQLEKAKLGAYQTLPPYQITSRELRKVSAESFVHWAGSRYSVPPEHVGQTVLVEVRQGQQRIVIRSNNLIIAEHIQAAKPGLCIAEKAHLEALWKLSLGNPPAPAHRWQVTFNETVLAPALSSYEEVI, from the coding sequence ATGCTGAAGTTGGAGGAAAGGATGGACGTACAGCTGCTCAAAAAGCAAGGGCTTTCAATTCGAGCTATTGCTGAACAAACCAGTTACAGCCGTAATACTGTTCGCAAAATCTTACGTCAGCAATCGGGAGCGACCCACGAAATCTCCAGAAAAATTCGCAGTTCTAAACTTGATCCTTTTAAGCCCTATTTGGAAAATCGGTTTAAGCAGTATCCACTTTCGGCGGTTCGGCTTATGGAAGAGATAAAACCGATGGGCTATACCGGTTCAATTGACGTACTCAGACGCTTTCTTCAATCCCTCAAACCGCGTCGTCAAGCTTTAGCCAAAGCCACCATTCGTTTTGAGACCCCACCCGGAGAACAGGCGCAAGCGGATTGGGCATACTGTGACCGTTTCCTTGATCCAAATGGCGAAACCATTCCTATCTATGCTTTTGTAATTGTACTGGGTTTCTCCCGAATGTTGTATCTAGAATTCACTACCTCAATGGAATTGCCAATACTGTTGGAATGCCATAAACACGCTTTTGAATATTTTGAGGGGTCTCCGGCTACGATCCTCTATGACAATATGAAACAGATTAAATTAGCACCCGGTCAATTCAACCCACTCTACCTGGATTTCGCCCAATACTACGGGCTGGTTCCCAAAACTCACCGGGTACGCCGCCCGCGTACCAAAGGCAAAATAGAGCGTATGGTAGATTACGTTAAAGATAATTTTCTCACAGGGCGTACTTTTATTGACCTGGTTGATCTAAATAGCCAAGGTCGGATTTGGCTTGAACAAACGGCTAATGTCAGGGTTCACGCTACCACTGGTCACCGTCCAGTAGATTTATGGCAGCTAGAAAAGGCAAAATTAGGCGCTTACCAGACCCTTCCTCCTTACCAGATCACTTCTAGAGAGTTGCGAAAAGTCAGCGCAGAGAGTTTTGTACATTGGGCTGGTAGTCGTTATAGTGTACCGCCCGAACACGTTGGGCAAACAGTGTTGGTAGAGGTGCGCCAAGGACAGCAAAGAATTGTGATCCGTTCTAACAACCTGATCATTGCCGAACATATTCAGGCCGCTAAACCAGGTTTGTGTATAGCAGAAAAAGCGCATCTGGAGGCGCTGTGGAAACTTTCGCTGGGCAACCCTCCCGCTCCAGCCCACCGCTGGCAAGTCACTTTTAATGAAACTGTGTTGGCTCCCGCCCTTTCTAGTTATGAGGAGGTAATCTGA
- the istB gene encoding IS21-like element helper ATPase IstB — protein sequence MSQTYEHLAVSGLEQLGLKTALNQLDQASQRAAAENWSYTHFLGYLLEGELRERQRKTIETILRFANMPYLKRLNEFDFTAQPGLDRRLIDELATGRFLHEGRNIIFLGPPGVGKTHLALSLGVMTAEMGHRIYFTTAMDLARRLTKAVDENRLHRQINVLTQPKLLVIDEMGYLTLDATQAGLLFQVICKRYEKGHSLVLTSNKPFGEWAQLFGGDAVMASAALDRLLHRATVINIRGASFRLKEKRQAGLENTETLSLVPKPTIPNGKIE from the coding sequence ATGAGCCAAACATACGAACATCTGGCAGTTAGTGGGCTGGAGCAACTGGGTCTCAAGACCGCGCTCAACCAGTTGGATCAAGCCAGCCAGCGAGCCGCTGCCGAAAATTGGAGTTATACCCACTTTCTAGGTTACCTTTTAGAAGGAGAGTTGCGCGAACGTCAGCGTAAGACAATCGAGACAATTCTGAGGTTTGCTAATATGCCTTATCTCAAACGCCTAAACGAGTTTGACTTTACTGCTCAACCAGGGCTTGATCGTCGCTTAATTGACGAACTGGCTACTGGTCGGTTCCTCCACGAAGGACGCAACATTATCTTTTTGGGTCCGCCTGGCGTAGGCAAAACCCACCTCGCCCTCAGTCTTGGCGTTATGACCGCAGAAATGGGACATCGGATCTACTTCACCACGGCGATGGACCTGGCACGGCGTTTAACTAAAGCGGTCGATGAAAACCGTTTGCACCGCCAGATCAATGTATTAACTCAACCCAAGCTGCTAGTTATTGATGAGATGGGCTATTTGACCCTGGATGCAACTCAGGCTGGCCTCTTATTTCAGGTGATTTGCAAACGTTACGAAAAAGGGCATTCCCTGGTGTTAACTTCCAATAAGCCCTTTGGTGAGTGGGCTCAGCTTTTTGGAGGAGACGCAGTAATGGCTAGTGCTGCCCTTGACCGCCTACTTCACCGAGCCACGGTGATAAACATTCGTGGGGCGAGTTTTAGGTTAAAAGAGAAACGCCAAGCCGGATTAGAAAATACCGAGACTTTGTCGCTTGTACCTAAGCCCACCATACCAAATGGCAAGATAGAATGA
- a CDS encoding transposase, translating to MGETQKEYPVEFKREAVRLMETSGKTAVQIARELGVSDSVLYHWRKILAEKGEQAFPGKGHQTEAEE from the coding sequence ATGGGAGAGACACAGAAAGAGTATCCAGTAGAATTTAAGCGAGAAGCAGTGCGGTTAATGGAAACCAGCGGTAAAACAGCCGTACAAATCGCTAGAGAACTGGGAGTATCGGACAGTGTGCTATACCATTGGCGTAAAATATTGGCCGAAAAAGGGGAGCAAGCCTTTCCTGGTAAGGGTCATCAAACTGAGGCTGAAGAATAA
- a CDS encoding FtsK/SpoIIIE domain-containing protein: MTNEQTPASTTDSTQKVSQSREILLGNVVASYLRERLDDDDASGNISGTARFIIDCLSPMQTAAIAQAILADPHLSEQFDIKLPKHFMSGFELPSEILTEERATYFRNAPCAKPALLLANTGDDEEQSLREVSSIGAPDLLARADLWVLAACKDLAILDDVRRWWEKALKGLNDQNFVNLDRYANYVLRTKKLIEEEGLPFDEALDSALPALRLPKKAGQFRGMAPGTRGQVAKWRAQYKMVQSKYSCYLIKQNPSGVMLNEDELRIAFERVKNDIPEKYHQVISDFIAAPGGWTPQSANLSECEWEDIRPLFDGLRREKFNLGKATLDFYKERNPELLTTIELDYIERLSRRRSSEADIEDDRQFYDAHRDELREDRKLKSAWDRFVFGTLKETHDFLSGLVTCMEGFSWETPCTNRKLLISCDSLYRKDLRNLNVDAGLYFARRYAGLKELLGRHVEWNVGALFKFPDLIEEWKVRGQQLNRSEAKATLQLKFFVTLEFKTLDGADEQAVAQFIWRYNPQWIASEFVNDWNRLVTKPFIICRANRESTSSKGAAQNVDLWNVRTLMAAYGQDRGSLVGVYKKANDLKFLWHSKLDEAKSKNLISVSNAEQLATEFERFAREYEAAVIDFKVTGLSSLKLEDQVTTYGTLLESICCLAQGDRNRQLLLRPILQLGTVGVEGGRPTAIIAPWHPLRLAAMARKARRFANVIRTLLTTQEIEFGDPRLFFSELREELAHIHYPEVVLGWQDNQPELLALTDTAGDYSLHESPLAADAGADDTNENPSEGATLVVELVQRYLKLHPHEQANLSVVLYNCDSSRLPLAVVDKFGRLYQDDEDTRCQIVLRHRDPKQLSWLYEQIVDASDGDGGDRYVASEATQDFMARLRIGISADQAPPPDPLDGCPQDIVFLQDVIARHARLDWYLVNSQPADPASLNPAQWSRRRPATIGDMKSTVYLCCPVQRAEAWAHLTAVTTFFKGDWNSSRETRLLPARQLDFRDSTTAKIFEETHNLASWVVNYDELLDRRQLIEQKVQIIRYKHIATQGRNLIISSMAPMGLLRSMVVNRLRNLDLGISNNDITELATRFINDANDVSGDIVLRAAQRGQSASELIGIVLSRYLISYELGHNQSVGWFFLDDYADWLGQKEEQIADLLVLHPTFTPENKMLLVVIITEAKYIDFGGLASKRKESHKQLRDTLKRVAGAVISTPPRLDRDIWLARLSDLLVDGIRLPSGAPLDLSKWQRAIRDGQCILELRGYSHVFISGPSDAVNISAHIRLPEAKDGFDAHQEVFGRDHVRELVLRYYHRGDPMGVRREIDVNYWDLVTSNNHYRPGQSQSSIDYQSGKVTNNDRNQKNDIDVNIPSDSFVTESHNSAVEKIENTNDSAIVIIEPVPSADKLKTDSESGVRESQKWAFPSILKWIQEIPRDIKESEEDQSWLRQVETTTKIALQQFKLQAKLVHSVLTPNAALLKFQGSSLLTIDQVTRRRTEFLTTHGLNLIGVQPEPGVVSLSIARPGRQTVSLRQLWQRWTPDVKNGNQDLLIGVREDDGTLLILSPGSDHAPHTLIAGTTGSGKSVLVQNIILSIAATNLPEQARITIIDPKQGVDYFTFESLPHLDGGIIDQQDTAINRIQTLITEMDNRYVLMRKARVQNFRAYNEKVSSGERLPALWLIHDEFAEWMLSDEYKQEVSSSVQRLGVKARAAGIYLVFAAQRPEANVVPMQLRANLGNRLILRVDSEGTSEIALGERGAERLLGRGHLLAKLEGNLSLVYAQVPYVTPDEIDDLVKLLRSDNLY, translated from the coding sequence ATGACTAATGAGCAAACCCCAGCTTCAACAACTGATAGCACACAAAAAGTATCTCAATCGCGCGAGATACTCCTAGGGAATGTTGTTGCCTCGTATCTGCGCGAACGATTAGATGACGATGATGCAAGTGGAAATATAAGTGGAACAGCACGTTTCATCATTGATTGTTTATCACCGATGCAGACCGCGGCAATCGCTCAGGCAATCCTGGCTGACCCCCATTTATCAGAGCAATTTGACATCAAACTGCCCAAGCACTTCATGTCTGGATTTGAATTGCCTTCAGAAATACTCACAGAAGAAAGGGCGACCTACTTTCGAAACGCCCCCTGTGCGAAACCAGCTTTGTTACTTGCTAATACTGGTGACGACGAGGAACAATCCCTCCGTGAAGTAAGTTCTATTGGGGCTCCAGATTTGCTGGCTCGAGCAGATCTATGGGTTTTGGCTGCGTGTAAAGATTTAGCCATTTTAGACGATGTCCGGAGATGGTGGGAAAAAGCTTTAAAGGGTCTCAACGATCAGAATTTCGTAAACCTTGACCGGTATGCAAACTATGTATTACGGACAAAAAAGTTAATTGAAGAAGAGGGTCTTCCTTTTGACGAAGCCTTAGATTCAGCGCTACCTGCGCTTCGGCTGCCTAAAAAAGCCGGTCAATTCCGGGGAATGGCACCGGGTACGCGTGGCCAGGTAGCAAAGTGGCGCGCTCAGTATAAAATGGTTCAAAGTAAGTACTCTTGCTACCTGATCAAACAAAATCCCTCTGGGGTCATGTTAAATGAAGATGAATTAAGAATAGCGTTCGAGCGGGTTAAAAACGATATTCCTGAGAAATATCATCAAGTCATTTCTGATTTCATTGCAGCACCGGGAGGTTGGACCCCACAATCCGCAAACTTATCCGAGTGCGAATGGGAAGATATTAGACCACTCTTTGATGGTCTCAGACGGGAGAAATTCAACCTTGGGAAAGCGACTTTGGATTTTTATAAGGAGCGTAATCCAGAATTATTAACTACGATAGAGTTGGATTACATTGAACGCTTAAGCAGGCGTCGTAGTTCCGAAGCGGATATTGAGGATGATCGCCAATTTTATGATGCTCACCGCGATGAATTGCGTGAAGATCGCAAACTTAAATCTGCCTGGGATCGTTTCGTTTTTGGAACCCTAAAGGAAACACATGATTTTCTTAGCGGATTAGTTACTTGTATGGAAGGTTTTAGCTGGGAAACACCATGTACTAATCGTAAGCTGCTTATAAGTTGCGATAGTCTCTACCGTAAAGACTTAAGAAACCTAAATGTTGATGCCGGTCTCTATTTTGCAAGACGCTATGCGGGTCTTAAAGAATTGCTTGGTCGTCATGTTGAGTGGAATGTAGGCGCGCTTTTCAAGTTTCCTGACCTTATCGAAGAATGGAAAGTTCGTGGGCAGCAGTTGAATCGTTCTGAAGCAAAAGCAACTTTACAACTAAAATTCTTCGTTACCCTTGAATTTAAAACTCTCGATGGGGCAGATGAACAAGCTGTCGCTCAATTCATTTGGCGATATAACCCTCAATGGATTGCAAGCGAGTTTGTCAATGATTGGAATCGGTTGGTGACAAAACCGTTCATCATTTGTCGGGCCAATCGCGAGTCTACAAGTAGTAAAGGAGCAGCACAGAATGTCGATCTCTGGAATGTTCGTACGCTTATGGCAGCCTATGGGCAAGATAGAGGTTCTCTAGTTGGTGTATATAAAAAAGCTAACGATCTGAAATTTTTATGGCATTCAAAATTGGATGAGGCAAAATCGAAAAATCTAATAAGCGTGAGTAACGCTGAACAACTTGCTACAGAATTTGAAAGATTTGCACGAGAATATGAGGCAGCTGTTATAGATTTTAAAGTAACTGGGCTCTCCTCATTGAAACTCGAAGATCAGGTTACCACATATGGGACACTTCTTGAATCAATTTGTTGTCTGGCTCAGGGTGATCGTAATCGACAATTGCTTTTACGTCCGATCCTTCAACTAGGTACTGTAGGCGTTGAAGGTGGTCGCCCTACAGCAATTATTGCCCCCTGGCATCCATTACGCTTAGCAGCAATGGCCCGGAAAGCACGTCGTTTCGCAAATGTTATACGCACTTTACTGACAACACAAGAAATTGAATTTGGCGATCCTCGGCTTTTCTTTTCAGAGTTGCGCGAGGAGCTAGCACATATACATTATCCGGAAGTTGTACTTGGCTGGCAAGATAACCAACCTGAGCTTTTAGCTCTAACCGATACTGCTGGAGACTACTCACTTCATGAGTCACCTCTTGCTGCGGATGCTGGTGCAGATGATACAAACGAAAATCCTTCTGAGGGTGCAACACTGGTAGTAGAGCTTGTTCAACGCTACCTCAAGCTGCATCCACATGAACAAGCTAATCTCTCGGTAGTTCTTTATAATTGCGATTCTTCACGTCTGCCTCTGGCAGTTGTAGATAAATTTGGACGTCTTTATCAAGATGATGAGGACACTCGTTGCCAGATTGTACTTAGACATCGAGATCCAAAACAACTCAGCTGGTTATATGAACAGATCGTGGATGCATCGGATGGTGATGGGGGGGATAGATATGTTGCAAGCGAGGCTACACAAGATTTTATGGCTCGGCTACGCATTGGTATCTCAGCAGATCAAGCTCCGCCTCCTGACCCCTTAGATGGTTGCCCACAAGACATTGTTTTTCTTCAAGATGTGATTGCACGCCATGCTCGTCTGGATTGGTATTTAGTGAATTCTCAACCTGCTGATCCAGCATCATTAAATCCTGCCCAATGGTCTCGTCGACGTCCAGCCACTATCGGTGATATGAAATCAACAGTATATCTTTGTTGCCCTGTTCAGCGAGCTGAAGCTTGGGCACATCTTACTGCAGTAACAACATTCTTTAAAGGAGATTGGAATAGTAGCCGTGAAACACGCCTGTTACCAGCACGGCAACTCGACTTTCGCGACAGCACAACTGCAAAAATTTTTGAAGAGACTCACAACCTTGCTAGCTGGGTGGTTAATTACGACGAACTGCTTGACCGGCGTCAGCTGATTGAGCAGAAAGTACAAATCATCCGGTACAAACATATAGCTACGCAAGGGCGTAACTTGATTATCTCTTCTATGGCCCCCATGGGTCTTTTACGCTCTATGGTGGTGAATCGCCTCCGGAATCTTGATTTGGGAATTAGCAACAACGATATAACTGAACTTGCTACCCGCTTTATCAATGATGCAAATGATGTATCGGGGGATATTGTTTTACGTGCAGCGCAACGAGGGCAGAGCGCCAGTGAGTTAATAGGTATAGTTTTAAGCCGATATCTCATTAGCTACGAACTTGGTCATAATCAGAGTGTTGGTTGGTTTTTCCTGGATGACTATGCCGATTGGCTGGGCCAAAAGGAAGAGCAAATTGCGGATCTGCTTGTATTACATCCGACGTTTACGCCGGAAAATAAAATGCTCCTGGTAGTGATAATAACTGAGGCTAAGTATATTGACTTTGGCGGTCTCGCTAGCAAACGTAAGGAATCTCATAAACAACTACGTGATACCCTTAAGCGTGTTGCAGGCGCTGTTATTTCAACACCCCCGCGTTTGGACCGTGATATTTGGCTAGCACGCCTTTCAGACTTGTTAGTGGATGGAATACGTCTTCCTTCTGGGGCCCCACTAGATTTATCAAAGTGGCAGAGAGCAATTCGTGATGGACAGTGCATTCTTGAGCTCCGTGGATATTCTCATGTGTTCATATCTGGTCCATCTGATGCAGTAAATATCTCCGCGCACATACGACTGCCTGAAGCGAAAGATGGTTTTGACGCTCATCAGGAGGTATTTGGCCGCGATCATGTGCGAGAATTGGTCCTGCGATATTATCATCGTGGCGATCCAATGGGTGTAAGGCGTGAGATTGATGTCAATTATTGGGATTTAGTTACGAGCAATAATCACTATAGACCTGGTCAATCCCAAAGCTCTATAGATTACCAAAGTGGGAAGGTCACTAATAATGATAGAAATCAAAAAAATGATATAGACGTAAATATTCCTAGTGATTCATTTGTAACCGAAAGTCATAATTCAGCAGTAGAAAAAATAGAAAATACAAATGACTCCGCCATAGTGATTATTGAGCCAGTACCCAGTGCAGATAAGCTCAAAACGGATAGTGAGTCAGGGGTTCGAGAATCTCAAAAATGGGCATTTCCTAGTATACTTAAGTGGATTCAAGAAATCCCACGTGACATCAAGGAAAGTGAAGAAGACCAGTCCTGGTTACGACAGGTTGAAACAACTACAAAAATTGCCTTACAGCAGTTTAAGCTACAGGCAAAACTTGTTCATAGTGTATTAACTCCAAACGCAGCGCTACTTAAATTCCAGGGTAGTTCACTCCTTACAATTGATCAAGTGACACGGCGAAGAACAGAGTTTCTGACGACTCATGGTCTCAACTTAATTGGTGTACAACCGGAGCCTGGTGTAGTGTCACTATCAATAGCAAGACCCGGCCGTCAAACAGTATCATTACGCCAACTCTGGCAACGATGGACACCCGACGTAAAAAATGGAAACCAGGACCTACTTATTGGTGTCCGTGAAGATGATGGAACATTACTTATCCTTTCCCCGGGCAGCGATCATGCTCCCCACACTTTAATTGCTGGCACAACTGGTAGTGGTAAGTCTGTTCTAGTACAAAATATTATACTAAGTATCGCTGCAACTAACCTACCTGAGCAAGCAAGAATCACGATAATTGATCCAAAGCAGGGGGTTGATTACTTCACCTTCGAAAGCCTTCCTCATTTAGACGGTGGGATTATTGACCAGCAAGATACCGCTATTAACCGCATCCAAACTTTAATTACCGAAATGGATAATCGCTATGTACTAATGAGGAAAGCTAGAGTTCAAAATTTTCGGGCATATAATGAGAAAGTTAGCTCTGGAGAACGATTACCAGCCTTGTGGCTAATTCACGATGAGTTTGCTGAATGGATGTTATCTGACGAGTATAAGCAAGAAGTTTCCTCGTCTGTTCAGCGTTTAGGCGTAAAGGCACGTGCTGCGGGAATTTATTTAGTGTTTGCGGCGCAGCGGCCTGAAGCCAATGTTGTCCCAATGCAATTACGAGCGAATTTAGGTAACCGTTTAATACTTCGTGTAGATTCTGAGGGTACCTCTGAGATTGCTTTAGGAGAACGTGGGGCAGAGCGCTTACTTGGCAGAGGGCATTTATTAGCTAAACTTGAAGGCAATCTTTCACTTGTATATGCCCAAGTACCGTATGTAACTCCCGATGAGATTGACGATCTTGTAAAACTTTTACGAAGTGATAATTTGTATTGA
- a CDS encoding phosphoadenosine phosphosulfate reductase family protein, whose amino-acid sequence MDKPIRHILSLSGGKDSAALAIYMRDRIPEMEYIFHDTDKELPETIEYLGRLQAILGKPITKTSRVDNFDHWLTVYGGMLPSNHRRWCTKNLKLKPFEHYVGSDPVINYVALRADEKRTGYISTKPNIQTVYPFREDGLVKADIFRILEESGLGLPQYTTWGRTRSGCFFCFYQQKIEWVRLKETHPDLFEEAKRYEEQSVLHGEEFFWQESESLASLERPERIAEIKAKWEASQARKLTQRKNLTLVETLGGVVNYEEIDEPEGCLICSI is encoded by the coding sequence ATGGATAAACCAATACGACACATACTTAGTCTTTCAGGTGGTAAAGACAGTGCAGCATTAGCTATATATATGAGGGATCGTATTCCTGAAATGGAGTACATTTTTCACGATACAGATAAAGAACTTCCGGAAACCATCGAATATCTGGGCCGACTCCAAGCTATTTTGGGTAAGCCGATTACCAAAACTTCCAGGGTGGATAATTTCGATCATTGGCTGACAGTTTACGGTGGCATGTTACCTTCGAATCACCGTCGCTGGTGCACAAAAAATCTTAAACTAAAACCTTTTGAGCATTACGTGGGCAGCGATCCGGTTATTAACTATGTTGCGTTACGTGCTGACGAGAAACGTACAGGTTACATCAGTACCAAGCCAAATATCCAAACTGTTTATCCTTTTCGAGAAGATGGGTTAGTAAAAGCTGATATTTTTCGTATTTTAGAGGAATCTGGGCTTGGACTCCCCCAGTATACAACCTGGGGTCGCACCCGCTCCGGTTGTTTTTTCTGTTTTTATCAGCAAAAAATAGAATGGGTACGTCTTAAAGAAACACATCCTGATTTGTTTGAAGAGGCCAAGCGCTATGAGGAACAAAGTGTTTTGCATGGTGAAGAATTTTTCTGGCAAGAGTCGGAGTCTCTGGCCAGTCTTGAGCGCCCTGAACGCATAGCCGAGATAAAGGCAAAATGGGAAGCTTCGCAAGCACGTAAGCTTACACAACGTAAAAATCTCACTTTAGTCGAAACACTTGGTGGTGTAGTAAATTATGAGGAGATTGATGAACCTGAGGGATGTCTTATTTGTTCAATTTAA